From one Nycticebus coucang isolate mNycCou1 chromosome 14, mNycCou1.pri, whole genome shotgun sequence genomic stretch:
- the LOC128565569 gene encoding olfactory receptor 51G2, whose amino-acid sequence MTLRALGNSSSIPSTFLLSGIPGLEHMHIWISIPLCFMYLVSILGNCTILFIIKTEPSLHEPMYLFLSMLALTDLGLSLCTLPTVLGIFWVGTREISHDACFAQLFFIHCLSFLESSVLLSMAFDRFVAICRPLHYASILTNTAIGRIGLASLGRSIVLIFPLPFMLKRFPYCGSPVLSHSYCLHQEVMKLACADIEANSIYGMFVIVSTVGVDSLLILFSYTLILRTVLCIASRTERLKALNTCVSHVCAVLLFYTPMIGLSVIHRFGQQIPHLVQVLMGFVYLLFPPLMNPIVYSVKTKQIRDRVIHAFCY is encoded by the coding sequence ATGACACTGAGAGCACTGGGAAACAGCAGCAGCATTCCCTCTACCTTCCTGCTGAGCGGCATCCCCGGGCTGGAGCACATGCACATCTGGATCTCCATCCCATTGTGCTTCATGTACCTGGTTTCCATCCTGGGCAACTGCACAATCCTTTTTATCATTAAAACAGAGCCCTCACTGCATGAGCCCATGTACCTCTTCCTGTCCATGCTGGCTCTGACTGACCTGGGTCTGTCCCTGTGCACCCTGCCTACAGTGCTGGGCATCTTTTGGGTTGGGACACGGGAGATCAGTCATGATGCCTGTTTTGCCCAGCTCTTTTTCATTCACTGTTTGTCCTTCCTAGAGTCCTCTGTGCTGCTGTCTATGGCCTTTGACCGCTTTGTAGCCATCTGCCGTCCCTTGCACTACGCTTCTATCCTCACCAACACTGCCATTGGCAGGATTGGCCTGGCCTCTCTGGGCCGTAGCATAGTCCTTATTTTTCCATTGCCTTTTATGCTCAAAAGATTCCCCTACTGTGGCTCCCCAGTCCTCTCCCATTCCTACTGTCTCCACCAAGAAGTGATGAAATTGGCCTGTGCAGACATTGAGGCCAACAGCATCTATGGCATGTTTGTCATCGTTTCCACGGTGGGTGTAGACTCGCTCCTCATCCTCTTCTCTTACACCCTGATCCTACGCACTGTGCTGTGCATCGCCTCCAGGACGGAGAGACTCAAAGCTCTTAACACCTGTGTTTCCCACGTCTGCGCTGTGCTCCTCTTCTACACGCCCATGATCGGCTTGTCTGTTATCCACCGCTTTGGACAGCAGATACCCCACCTGGTGCAGGTGCTAATGGgttttgtgtatcttctttttcCACCCCTGATGAATCCCATTGTCTACAGTGTGAAGACAAAACAGATCCGAGATCGGGTGATCCATGCCTTCTGTTACTAA